In a single window of the Ficedula albicollis isolate OC2 chromosome 13, FicAlb1.5, whole genome shotgun sequence genome:
- the TMEM173 gene encoding stimulator of interferon genes protein, which translates to PRGGRARRAVFVLLALCAGALLLAGQPLVPTARSLSFHFATLQIGELLRGACYLAEEIFHLHSRHHGSFWRALSTCFPPGWHGPMLLICGSAYVALFGDGQPLGLHFILASLCQLLILALGLQKPSAVEMSEMSERSKQNVAHGLAWSYYIGYLKIVLPRLKKSMEEFSRGNPNLLACRKTWKLHILVPLSCDVYDDLEKADSNIQYMADLTETTLARAGTKKRVYKHSLYAIRDEENQLWHCAVEYATPLQSLYAMSQDECAAFSREERLEQAKLFYRSLEEILKGSKECADTYRLIAYEEPEEAETHFLSREIVWHLRQEHQEEIAMLEGSHPHSPCTALDSAELNLQISVSDLPQPLRTDGF; encoded by the exons CCCCGCGGCGGGCGGGCGCGGCGCGCCGTGTTCGTGCTGCTGGCGCTGTGCGCCGGGGCGCTGCTGCTGGCCGGGCAGCCCCTGGTGCCCACCGCCCGCAGCCTCTCCTTCCACTTCGCCACCCTGCAGATCggggagctgctcaggggcGCCTGCTACCTGGCCGAGGAGATCTTCCACCTGCACTCCAG GCACCATGGCAGCTTCTGGAGGGCCCTGAGCACCTGCTTCCCCCCAGGCTGGCATGGGCCCATGCTGCTCATCTGTGGCTCAGCCTACGTGGCTCTCTTCGGTGATGGGCAGCCACTTGGCCTCCACTTCATCCtggccagcctgtgccagctcctcatCCTTGCCCTGGGGCTCCAG AAGCCCTCAGCAGTGGAGATGTCTGAGATGTCCGAGAGGTCCAAGCAGAACGTTGCTCATGGGCTTGCCTGGTCCTATTATATTGGGTACCTAAAAATAGTCCTGCCAC GGCTGAAAAAGTCCATGGAGGAATTCAGCAGAGGCAATCCCAACCTGCTGGCGTGCAGGAAGACCTGGAAGCTCCACATCTTGGTCCCTCTGAGCTGTGATGTCTATGATGACCTGGAGAAAGCTGACAGCAATATCCAGTACATGGCAGACCTCACTGAAACCACCCTGGCCCGAGCTGGCACCAAAAAGAGGGTCTACAAACACAGCCTCTATGCAATCAGGGATGAAGAAAACCAG CTCTGGCACTGTGCTGTGGAATATGCCACCCCGCTGCAGTCCCTCTACGCCATGTCCCAGGATGAGTGCGCTGCCTTCAGCCGGGAGGAGCGCCTGGAGCAGGCCAAGCTCTTCTACAGGAGCTTGGAGGAGATCCTGAAAGGCTCCAAGGAGTGTGCAGACACCTACCGGCTCATTGCCTACGAGG AGCCAGAAGAAGCAGAGACCCATTTTTTGTCCAGAGAGATCGTGTGGCACTTGCggcaggagcaccaggaggaGATCGCCATGCTGGAGGGGAGCCACCCGCACAGCCCGTGCACGGCCCTGGACTCGGCAGAGCTCAACCTGCAGATCAGCGTGTCAGACCTGCCGCAGCCCCTGCGCACTGACGGCTTCTAA